The Rhodocytophaga rosea genome has a segment encoding these proteins:
- a CDS encoding transposase produces MKKKKEIAYKRENLEMAAVFYYADEFNVTWHPTLKAMWSPVGQQVMIPTPGQPKKHYGLGAVNYHSGQTVLRVEKRKKREQIAKLLEDLLEKHPRQRVYIAWDNTDTHSGGKVEEVLRAAAGRLVLLYLQSLAESD; encoded by the coding sequence ATGAAGAAAAAAAAGGAGATTGCGTACAAGAGAGAAAATTTAGAAATGGCGGCTGTATTTTACTATGCCGATGAATTTAATGTTACCTGGCATCCTACACTCAAAGCGATGTGGAGTCCGGTAGGCCAGCAAGTGATGATTCCCACGCCCGGTCAACCTAAGAAGCATTATGGCCTTGGCGCAGTAAATTATCATAGTGGTCAAACAGTGCTAAGAGTGGAAAAACGAAAGAAACGTGAACAAATAGCCAAGCTTTTGGAAGACTTATTGGAGAAGCATCCCCGACAAAGGGTGTATATAGCTTGGGACAATACCGACACACATAGTGGGGGTAAAGTAGAAGAAGTTCTGCGGGCTGCTGCCGGTCGGTTAGTGTTACTCTACCTACAGTCCCTGGCTGAATCCGATTGA
- a CDS encoding helix-turn-helix domain-containing protein has protein sequence MQAIKIEKLLEVALKELDELYSSTKLPHMRTRAQMILLSAEQGLTAPQIAQIVREGERTVQRWLKRYQAEGIGELYDAPKSDSPGKVTEAYKIALLSSVRRRPRTLDLSFSLWTLDRLVDYMAEKTGIRISGEALRQHLKAGGIVLSRPQHKISSPEVDYEEKKGDCVQERKFRNGGCILLCR, from the coding sequence ATGCAAGCGATAAAGATAGAGAAATTACTGGAAGTAGCCCTGAAAGAGTTAGACGAACTATATAGTAGTACAAAACTACCGCATATGCGCACACGGGCACAGATGATTTTACTTTCAGCCGAACAAGGTTTGACAGCCCCTCAAATAGCTCAGATTGTACGGGAAGGTGAGCGAACCGTACAGCGATGGCTGAAGCGGTATCAGGCAGAAGGTATTGGGGAACTTTATGATGCTCCTAAAAGTGATAGTCCTGGCAAAGTGACAGAAGCTTACAAAATAGCACTCCTTAGCAGTGTGCGACGCAGACCAAGGACATTAGATTTGTCTTTTTCTCTGTGGACACTGGACAGATTAGTGGATTATATGGCAGAAAAAACCGGCATTCGTATCAGTGGTGAAGCCCTACGCCAACATTTGAAGGCTGGCGGTATCGTCTTATCCAGACCCCAACATAAGATTAGCAGTCCGGAAGTAGACTATGAAGAAAAAAAAGGAGATTGCGTACAAGAGAGAAAATTTAGAAATGGCGGCTGTATTTTACTATGCCGATGA
- a CDS encoding RNA polymerase sigma factor, which yields MEERELLPHLFRTEHRKIVSVLCYLFGIEHIEIAEDIVSDTFLAATELWSIKGVPENPTAWLYTVAKNKTKNHLKRHAFFEQKLSADIKYSSPKAAELEIDLSTKNIADSQLAMIFTVCDPCLSNESQIALALNLLCGFGIQEIADAFLTNKEVIYKRLKRAKDKLKEENIKIEQPTLSQINNRLEIVLTTLYLLFSEGYYSTSQNTVLRKDLCAEAIRLTYLLRDNPTTNTPAVNALLALMCFHSSRFEARTDQNGEIILYEEQDETLWSQELIEQGTYFLRCAATGNILSKYHLEAGIAYWHTQKEDSLEKWDSILQLYNQLLILEYSPIAALNRTFALAKTGGKQQAILEAEKLNLYGNHFYYSLLGNLYTGIDDTKALERFESAYQLAHSNADKAIITKNMDRLKAKENST from the coding sequence ATGGAAGAAAGAGAATTGTTGCCACATTTATTCAGAACAGAGCACCGGAAAATAGTGTCGGTACTTTGTTATTTATTTGGCATTGAACATATTGAAATTGCCGAAGATATTGTAAGTGATACTTTTCTGGCTGCCACCGAGTTGTGGAGCATAAAGGGCGTACCCGAAAATCCGACCGCCTGGCTTTACACAGTGGCTAAGAATAAAACTAAAAACCATTTAAAGCGACATGCATTTTTTGAACAAAAGCTGTCAGCAGACATAAAATATAGTTCGCCCAAAGCAGCTGAACTTGAAATAGATCTGTCTACCAAAAATATTGCTGACAGCCAGCTGGCTATGATTTTTACAGTTTGTGATCCGTGTCTATCGAATGAATCTCAAATTGCCCTTGCCTTGAATTTGCTTTGTGGGTTTGGCATACAGGAAATTGCAGACGCTTTTTTAACCAATAAAGAAGTGATTTACAAAAGGCTAAAGCGGGCTAAAGATAAACTTAAAGAAGAAAACATAAAAATTGAACAGCCTACTCTCTCTCAGATCAACAACCGCTTAGAGATTGTTTTAACAACGTTATACTTATTATTTTCTGAAGGCTATTATTCTACGTCTCAAAATACGGTACTTCGCAAAGACCTTTGTGCAGAAGCTATACGGCTGACTTATCTGTTGAGAGATAACCCAACCACAAATACTCCGGCTGTAAACGCTTTATTGGCCTTAATGTGTTTTCATTCCTCACGCTTTGAAGCCAGAACAGACCAGAATGGTGAAATCATCTTATATGAGGAGCAGGATGAAACGCTTTGGAGTCAAGAACTGATTGAGCAAGGAACCTACTTTTTAAGGTGTGCTGCCACAGGGAATATACTGTCAAAATACCATCTGGAAGCAGGTATTGCCTATTGGCATACACAAAAGGAAGACAGCCTTGAAAAGTGGGATAGTATTTTGCAACTTTATAATCAGCTGTTGATTCTGGAATATTCGCCCATTGCGGCCTTAAACCGTACTTTTGCCCTAGCCAAAACGGGTGGAAAACAGCAAGCCATCCTGGAAGCGGAGAAACTAAACCTGTATGGCAACCATTTTTACTATTCTTTACTGGGTAATCTTTATACAGGCATTGATGATACCAAAGCATTAGAGCGTTTTGAAAGTGCTTACCAGCTAGCACATTCAAACGCAGACAAAGCAATCATTACTAAAAACATGGATAGGTTGAAGGCAAAGGAGAACAGTACTTAA
- a CDS encoding YciI family protein: protein MNDFLLIFRRDFKGKEAQLSPQQMQDSIKEWQNWFGGIAAQNKLARPLQRWDIDGKVVKSDKHVINGPYAEIKESIGGLIIIKAADYDEAVEIAQGCPILKLGGNVEVRKAVSVEDHP, encoded by the coding sequence ATGAACGATTTCTTATTAATTTTCCGTAGGGATTTTAAGGGTAAAGAAGCACAGCTTTCTCCCCAACAAATGCAGGATTCTATTAAAGAGTGGCAAAACTGGTTTGGCGGAATTGCCGCTCAAAACAAACTGGCCAGGCCTCTGCAACGCTGGGACATTGATGGCAAGGTGGTAAAATCAGATAAACATGTGATCAACGGGCCTTATGCTGAAATCAAGGAATCAATCGGAGGGCTCATTATCATAAAAGCGGCTGATTATGATGAAGCTGTAGAAATTGCCCAGGGCTGCCCTATATTAAAATTGGGTGGAAATGTAGAAGTAAGAAAAGCAGTTTCAGTTGAGGATCATCCCTGA
- a CDS encoding carboxymuconolactone decarboxylase family protein, with amino-acid sequence MEQRISIHDKGQNALKTLYGIGGYLKKSPVEVNLLELVYFRVSQINGCAYCLDMHSKDLRAKGETEQRLYGLSAWQEAPYYTDRERAALAWAEALTHCEVPDAVYNQTKKQFSDEELIDLTLAITTINTWNRMNLAFANTPGTYRVGQFG; translated from the coding sequence ATGGAACAAAGAATTAGCATCCACGACAAAGGACAAAACGCGTTAAAAACCCTGTATGGCATTGGTGGCTATTTGAAAAAGTCACCAGTTGAAGTAAACCTTCTGGAGTTGGTTTATTTCAGGGTATCTCAAATCAATGGTTGTGCCTATTGCCTGGATATGCACTCAAAAGATTTACGTGCCAAAGGCGAAACTGAACAACGGTTGTATGGTTTGAGTGCCTGGCAGGAAGCTCCTTATTATACTGACCGTGAAAGAGCGGCACTAGCCTGGGCAGAAGCCTTGACTCATTGCGAGGTACCAGATGCGGTATACAATCAAACCAAAAAACAATTTTCCGATGAGGAATTAATTGATCTGACCCTAGCTATTACTACTATAAACACATGGAACCGCATGAACCTCGCCTTTGCTAACACGCCGGGAACATATAGGGTCGGTCAATTCGGTTAA
- a CDS encoding IS3 family transposase (programmed frameshift), whose translation MENKRKRYSAEFKFKVALEAVKERQTISELTAKFGVHSTQIGLWKKQLLQEGMEVFKEETKGKKENQQSLLDRLYQQIGQLQVELDWLKKKSQVWDNSQKRLLIDPTHSGLSIARQCELLGLHRSGYYYRPCEESEENLLLMRLLDEQYMDTPYYGIRRMQWFLGQKGYQVNHKRVSRLLRTMGLEAVYPKPNLSKANPTHKIYPYLLRGVKIKQVNQVWSTDITYIPMAKGFMYLVAVMDWYSRFVLAWQLSNSLEVDFCLDALESSFQYGKPQIFNSDQGSQFTATAFTDKLSTRDIRISMDGRGRALDNVFIERLWRNVKYEYVYLCAPINGKELWSGIDQYFTRYNYQRPHQSLDYLTPAQVYFQTNTGKVQI comes from the exons ATGGAAAACAAACGCAAGCGCTACTCAGCCGAGTTTAAGTTCAAAGTAGCTTTAGAGGCTGTTAAAGAAAGACAAACGATAAGTGAGCTGACAGCAAAGTTCGGAGTACATTCTACCCAAATAGGTCTTTGGAAAAAGCAACTTTTGCAAGAGGGGATGGAAGTCTTTAAAGAAGAAACCAAAGGGAAAAAAGAAAATCAGCAATCATTGTTAGACCGACTATACCAGCAGATTGGCCAGTTACAGGTAGAACTTGACTGGCTTAAAAAAAAATC TCAGGTGTGGGATAATTCTCAGAAACGATTGCTAATAGATCCGACCCATTCCGGTCTCAGTATCGCAAGGCAGTGTGAACTGCTGGGCTTACATCGTTCGGGATATTATTACCGACCTTGCGAAGAAAGTGAGGAAAACCTATTGCTAATGCGTCTGTTAGACGAACAGTACATGGACACTCCCTATTATGGCATTCGGCGAATGCAGTGGTTTCTAGGACAGAAAGGTTATCAGGTAAATCATAAGAGAGTTTCCAGATTGCTTAGGACAATGGGGTTAGAAGCAGTTTATCCTAAGCCAAACTTGAGTAAAGCAAATCCGACACATAAAATTTATCCCTACCTGTTGAGAGGAGTAAAAATAAAGCAAGTCAATCAGGTATGGAGTACAGATATCACTTATATCCCAATGGCCAAAGGATTCATGTATTTAGTAGCCGTCATGGATTGGTACTCTAGGTTTGTATTAGCCTGGCAGTTAAGCAACTCATTAGAAGTAGATTTTTGTCTGGATGCATTAGAAAGCTCTTTTCAATACGGAAAGCCACAGATTTTCAACTCAGATCAGGGATCGCAGTTTACAGCTACGGCTTTTACTGATAAGTTATCAACTAGAGACATTCGTATTTCTATGGATGGCAGAGGTAGAGCTTTAGATAATGTTTTTATTGAACGATTGTGGCGCAATGTTAAATATGAATACGTATATTTATGTGCTCCCATTAATGGAAAGGAACTTTGGTCGGGTATCGATCAATACTTTACCCGCTATAACTATCAGCGGCCACATCAGTCGTTAGATTACCTTACTCCTGCTCAGGTATATTTTCAGACCAACACAGGAAAAGTGCAAATATAG
- a CDS encoding IS630 family transposase, whose product MWCIGIINGEYVATMEDVLDLYAQPQEEGIVRLCFDERPCQLIDHVLTPIPAKANCTQKQHQEYLRNGVCNVLLAYNMDTGQRHIKVTTTKTKADYSHFMQWVVKEHYPTETKIKLVQDNYQTHSYGAFYENLPFEEARQLKNKLEFHFTPKHGSWLNMAEMEFSSLARQCLDRRIANQEILESEALIWQKNRNLKAVKVNWSFTTEKARVKLKNRYIEISKINT is encoded by the coding sequence ATGTGGTGCATTGGTATCATCAATGGCGAATATGTTGCCACTATGGAAGATGTTTTAGATTTGTACGCTCAACCTCAAGAGGAAGGGATTGTCCGTTTATGCTTTGATGAACGTCCTTGTCAACTTATTGACCATGTGTTGACACCCATTCCGGCTAAAGCTAATTGCACACAAAAACAACATCAGGAATACCTAAGAAATGGCGTTTGTAATGTGCTACTGGCTTACAATATGGATACCGGGCAACGGCATATAAAGGTTACCACCACAAAAACTAAAGCTGATTATAGCCACTTTATGCAGTGGGTGGTCAAAGAACATTATCCAACTGAAACTAAAATCAAACTTGTTCAGGATAATTATCAAACCCATTCCTATGGGGCATTTTATGAAAATTTACCCTTCGAAGAGGCCCGGCAACTCAAAAATAAGCTGGAATTCCATTTTACACCTAAACACGGCTCGTGGTTAAACATGGCAGAAATGGAATTTTCATCCCTTGCACGCCAGTGCTTAGACAGACGAATCGCAAATCAGGAAATACTTGAATCCGAGGCTCTTATTTGGCAAAAGAATCGAAATCTAAAAGCGGTAAAAGTCAACTGGTCGTTTACAACTGAGAAAGCTCGTGTAAAACTAAAAAACAGATACATAGAAATTAGCAAAATTAATACATGA
- a CDS encoding helix-turn-helix domain-containing protein has product MARIATKVSLSESEKTELSSIIKKGTHKSRKITRARALLLMNSGKSRIEVQSELGIDSNHYYRIKKRYFAGGLSNALEERPRSGQPPIVTQRLEAQITSMACSESPAGSARWTLSLLNQKMVELNYVETISNESIRQVLKKAGLSLG; this is encoded by the coding sequence ATGGCACGGATCGCTACTAAAGTAAGTTTGTCAGAATCAGAAAAAACCGAACTGAGCTCAATTATAAAAAAAGGAACGCACAAGAGTCGCAAAATAACTCGTGCAAGAGCCTTATTATTAATGAATTCAGGTAAATCAAGGATTGAAGTTCAATCAGAATTAGGCATCGACAGTAACCATTATTATCGCATTAAAAAGCGATACTTTGCCGGAGGGCTATCTAATGCTTTGGAAGAACGCCCCAGAAGTGGTCAACCCCCTATCGTTACACAACGCTTGGAAGCACAGATTACCAGTATGGCTTGTAGTGAGTCGCCTGCCGGCTCTGCCCGTTGGACTTTATCCTTATTGAACCAAAAAATGGTTGAACTTAACTATGTTGAAACTATATCCAATGAATCCATCCGGCAAGTTTTAAAAAAAGCAGGCTTAAGCCTTGGTTAA
- a CDS encoding carboxylesterase family protein, producing the protein MGIFKLINVGFSLYLMILSLYSQSQLPGSTIIRLSQWLTLASSLEVAPLILLFYTQLRESQSTADSSSPYKFSGLLSGLGLIAFLMLIVFGIKLETQSYWRTHISGSTKALAQPFENRSFINSQGDTLRYRLLKPLNYIPDKQYPMVVCLHGAGGWGRDNYRNIEGDLFARMLSKPENREKYPAFLFVPQCPPNYSWGGFSNLPTVDTLVFETITTLKKEFSIDENRLYVAGHSLGGYGTWSFIGRHPHTFAAAIPVAGAGDAALAENMQDVAIWAFHGANDIHVPVSGSRQVIESLRKAGADPRYTESPDGGHGWKIAEDTPGVLDWLFTQKRE; encoded by the coding sequence ATGGGGATTTTCAAATTAATCAATGTGGGATTCTCCCTCTATCTGATGATCCTGAGCTTGTATTCTCAATCACAACTGCCCGGTAGTACCATCATCCGATTAAGTCAATGGCTTACCCTCGCTAGTAGCCTGGAGGTTGCTCCCCTTATCTTGCTTTTTTATACCCAACTTAGGGAATCACAATCAACTGCTGACTCATCAAGTCCCTATAAATTTTCGGGGCTTCTAAGCGGGCTTGGACTAATAGCCTTTCTGATGCTGATAGTATTTGGCATCAAGTTAGAAACCCAAAGTTATTGGAGGACGCATATATCTGGGAGTACCAAAGCATTGGCCCAACCCTTTGAAAATAGAAGCTTCATAAATAGTCAAGGCGATACCTTACGGTATCGTCTGCTTAAACCACTCAATTATATTCCCGATAAGCAATATCCAATGGTCGTATGCCTGCACGGAGCGGGAGGCTGGGGTAGGGACAATTACAGGAATATTGAAGGAGATCTGTTTGCTAGGATGCTATCCAAACCGGAAAACAGAGAGAAATATCCTGCCTTTCTTTTTGTTCCTCAATGTCCACCTAACTATTCATGGGGAGGGTTTTCCAATTTACCTACCGTAGATACCTTGGTTTTTGAGACAATCACTACCCTCAAGAAGGAGTTTTCCATTGATGAAAACAGACTTTATGTAGCAGGCCATTCATTGGGCGGATATGGAACCTGGTCCTTCATTGGGAGACATCCCCATACGTTTGCTGCCGCCATACCTGTGGCCGGCGCAGGGGATGCTGCTCTTGCAGAAAACATGCAGGATGTGGCTATATGGGCTTTCCATGGAGCAAACGACATACATGTTCCGGTAAGCGGTTCTAGGCAGGTGATCGAATCTCTCCGAAAGGCAGGAGCAGATCCCCGCTATACGGAATCCCCGGATGGAGGGCATGGCTGGAAAATAGCAGAAGATACACCAGGGGTGCTGGATTGGCTCTTTACCCAGAAACGTGAGTAA
- a CDS encoding transposase, whose amino-acid sequence MVGKRKFIKDCLSQAIEDYVPKNNFYRRLKPLLDLTFLHKAVAPYYGKCGQKSIDPVVFFKLQLVAHFENLCSERALIKKSQMRLDILYFLDYRLGERLPGPEIRFHLRSVTVLYPVHGSDYQVVCLKLVFRGYSLSV is encoded by the coding sequence ATGGTAGGCAAAAGAAAATTTATCAAGGATTGCCTTTCACAGGCCATAGAGGACTATGTTCCAAAAAATAATTTCTACCGACGTTTAAAGCCGTTGTTAGACTTGACCTTCTTACACAAAGCGGTAGCCCCTTATTATGGCAAGTGTGGGCAAAAGTCAATAGATCCAGTCGTATTTTTCAAGTTACAATTGGTGGCCCATTTTGAAAACTTGTGTTCCGAGCGGGCTCTTATCAAAAAGAGTCAAATGCGACTAGATATTCTTTATTTCCTAGATTATCGGCTTGGGGAGCGTTTACCTGGACCTGAAATAAGATTTCATCTTAGGTCCGTCACAGTACTTTATCCCGTACACGGAAGCGATTACCAAGTAGTGTGTTTGAAGCTTGTTTTCAGAGGATACTCTCTAAGTGTGTAG
- a CDS encoding transposase, producing the protein MENGFATHYYHARVKECGVCAFKKQCCGNKRRQSLTFSVYRHYHQRMQQRIESKEGKRMKRRRMATVEPVFGSLLNYYGMKRSNAKGKQAAHKMMLMAACAYNLQKLITCFNHPRAKAQVLPLGQELALYFILLYVVQQPRVYF; encoded by the coding sequence ATGGAAAATGGCTTTGCCACTCATTACTACCATGCCAGAGTAAAAGAATGTGGAGTGTGTGCTTTTAAAAAGCAATGTTGTGGCAATAAAAGGCGACAAAGCCTCACTTTCAGTGTCTATCGTCACTATCATCAGCGTATGCAGCAGCGCATAGAAAGCAAAGAAGGCAAGAGAATGAAAAGACGCAGAATGGCCACGGTAGAACCTGTTTTTGGCAGTTTACTTAACTATTATGGCATGAAAAGAAGCAATGCAAAAGGCAAACAAGCCGCTCACAAAATGATGCTTATGGCCGCTTGTGCCTATAATCTGCAAAAGCTAATTACTTGCTTTAACCATCCAAGAGCCAAAGCTCAAGTCCTCCCTCTTGGGCAAGAACTTGCCCTTTATTTTATCCTTCTGTACGTTGTGCAACAGCCACGGGTGTATTTTTAA
- a CDS encoding helix-turn-helix transcriptional regulator, which produces MNDNDTNRLSRLTAILTQLQTKRLITASTLADKFNVSVRTIYRDIRALEQSGVPIITEEGKGYTLIEGYHIPPVMFSQSQANALILAQQLVLKNKDISFIKDYSEAIDKIKAVLRQSQKDQVNLLADRTQFEQNLSRERNSNTISQFQYALTNFFLTKINYINQQNEISCRTIEPFAIISTTENWLLIAWCRTRSEFRFFRLDRITKMEILPDKFEQHKMTLQEHFDKYH; this is translated from the coding sequence ATGAACGACAATGACACAAATCGACTTTCCAGACTGACTGCAATTTTAACTCAATTGCAAACTAAACGCCTGATCACTGCCTCAACACTTGCAGACAAATTTAATGTTAGTGTAAGGACCATTTACCGAGATATAAGAGCATTAGAGCAATCAGGTGTTCCCATTATTACAGAAGAAGGAAAAGGCTATACATTAATAGAAGGTTACCATATTCCACCTGTTATGTTTTCGCAAAGTCAGGCAAATGCTTTAATCCTTGCCCAGCAGTTGGTATTAAAAAACAAAGACATTTCGTTTATAAAAGATTATAGCGAGGCAATCGACAAAATAAAAGCAGTGCTAAGACAATCGCAAAAGGACCAAGTCAATTTACTTGCCGACCGAACCCAATTTGAGCAGAATCTTAGCAGAGAAAGAAACAGCAATACTATTTCGCAATTTCAATATGCGTTGACCAACTTCTTTTTGACAAAAATTAATTACATAAACCAACAAAATGAAATATCATGCCGAACTATTGAGCCATTTGCAATCATTAGCACAACAGAAAATTGGCTACTGATTGCCTGGTGTCGAACACGTAGCGAGTTTAGATTTTTCCGCTTAGATAGAATTACAAAAATGGAAATACTTCCAGACAAGTTTGAACAACATAAAATGACCTTACAAGAACATTTTGATAAATATCATTAA
- a CDS encoding RidA family protein, translating to MKKQTFDPWAWGKNTNSVQAVEVKNVSGTLYCSGQVALDANGIPSNDTMRSQLILTIQNLEHLISVSGYACKNIVRLNVFTTSTQEFFTTCMDVYLPFIQQHGIKQATTLLEVKGLFATLTVELEATVVK from the coding sequence ATGAAAAAGCAAACATTTGACCCTTGGGCCTGGGGTAAAAATACAAATTCGGTACAAGCAGTTGAAGTAAAAAACGTAAGTGGCACACTCTACTGTTCGGGGCAAGTAGCCTTGGATGCTAATGGAATCCCGAGTAATGACACGATGCGTTCGCAACTCATTTTAACTATCCAAAACTTAGAACACCTGATAAGCGTATCAGGCTATGCGTGTAAAAACATTGTAAGATTGAATGTATTCACCACCTCTACACAAGAATTTTTCACTACCTGTATGGATGTTTATCTACCTTTCATTCAACAGCACGGAATTAAGCAAGCAACTACCTTACTTGAAGTAAAAGGACTTTTTGCAACTTTAACCGTGGAGCTTGAAGCTACTGTTGTCAAATAA
- a CDS encoding YdeI/OmpD-associated family protein — translation MQKKGVEIFYPSSHTAWLDAWLETNHASSQAVWLVYYNKRSAKKSITWSQAVDVALCFGWIDSKKIKIDQETSQQFFSKRKPNSTWSKINKGKVGQLIERGLMSEAGYKSIEIAKLNGSWTILDEVEDLVIPKDLDAKFKAKPNSKDFFLSLSKSVRKSILQWLKFAKREETREKRVTQIVELAFQKQKPNHLQ, via the coding sequence ATGCAGAAAAAAGGAGTAGAAATATTTTATCCCTCAAGCCATACAGCTTGGCTGGATGCATGGTTAGAGACAAACCATGCATCCAGCCAAGCTGTATGGCTTGTTTATTATAATAAAAGGTCAGCTAAAAAATCTATCACTTGGAGCCAGGCCGTAGATGTAGCTCTATGCTTTGGGTGGATAGATAGCAAAAAAATAAAGATAGATCAGGAAACATCGCAGCAGTTTTTCAGCAAAAGAAAACCAAACAGCACCTGGTCAAAAATCAACAAAGGAAAAGTTGGACAACTCATTGAAAGAGGCCTGATGAGCGAAGCAGGTTACAAAAGCATTGAAATAGCCAAACTCAATGGTTCTTGGACTATTTTAGATGAAGTTGAGGACCTAGTAATACCCAAAGACCTTGATGCGAAATTTAAAGCTAAACCAAATTCAAAAGATTTTTTCCTGAGCCTGAGTAAATCAGTTAGAAAATCAATTTTGCAGTGGCTTAAATTTGCCAAACGAGAAGAGACCAGAGAGAAACGGGTCACCCAAATTGTAGAACTTGCGTTCCAAAAGCAAAAACCGAATCATTTGCAATAA
- the rlmF gene encoding 23S rRNA (adenine(1618)-N(6))-methyltransferase RlmF: MVDQKKIHPREKSTLHLRNKHRARYDFKLLMETCPQLASYVKLNLYGDESIDFFNPQAVQILNKALLKHYYQIDYWHIPANYLSPPIPSRADYIHYIADLLGSFNVQGQIPRGNKIKCLDIGTGANCVYPIIGHAEYGWSFVGTDIDAVSIASANKIIESNPSLQGHIACRIQPNPKAIFQGIIQKEERFDITICNPPFHASLAEAQAGAVRKLSNLKHKKVSKPILNFGGQPNELWCPGGEEKFITHMISESKRWAVSCLWFSTLVSKQTTLPRAYQALKKQGVVQTKTIPMRQGNKTSRILAWTFLSQENQRQWMKGRW, translated from the coding sequence ATGGTTGATCAAAAGAAAATACATCCTAGGGAAAAATCCACTTTACATCTACGTAACAAGCATCGGGCACGCTATGACTTTAAACTGCTCATGGAGACTTGCCCGCAGTTAGCTTCCTATGTAAAGTTGAACCTCTACGGGGATGAATCCATTGATTTTTTTAATCCACAAGCTGTGCAAATACTCAATAAAGCGCTATTAAAGCATTATTACCAAATTGATTATTGGCATATCCCTGCAAATTATTTATCTCCGCCTATCCCCTCAAGAGCAGATTATATACACTACATAGCTGATCTGTTAGGTAGTTTCAATGTTCAAGGTCAAATACCAAGGGGGAATAAAATCAAATGTTTGGACATTGGCACAGGCGCTAATTGTGTTTATCCCATCATTGGCCATGCAGAATATGGTTGGTCCTTTGTAGGGACAGACATCGATGCTGTGTCCATTGCATCAGCAAACAAAATTATTGAAAGCAATCCTTCTTTACAGGGGCATATTGCATGTAGGATACAACCCAATCCTAAAGCAATTTTTCAAGGAATCATTCAGAAAGAGGAACGCTTTGATATCACGATCTGCAACCCTCCTTTTCATGCTTCTTTAGCAGAAGCCCAGGCTGGAGCAGTTCGTAAACTATCCAATTTAAAACATAAAAAAGTTAGTAAACCCATATTAAACTTTGGCGGTCAACCTAATGAACTATGGTGTCCGGGAGGAGAAGAAAAGTTTATAACCCATATGATCAGTGAAAGTAAACGATGGGCTGTATCCTGCTTGTGGTTTTCCACCCTGGTTTCCAAACAAACTACTTTGCCCAGGGCTTACCAAGCACTTAAAAAGCAGGGAGTGGTTCAAACAAAAACTATTCCCATGAGGCAGGGCAATAAAACAAGCCGTATTCTTGCCTGGACCTTTCTCAGTCAAGAAAATCAAAGACAATGGATGAAAGGCAGATGGTAA